A section of the Pseudanabaena mucicola str. Chao 1806 genome encodes:
- a CDS encoding 2TM domain-containing protein, whose amino-acid sequence MPKLSKPPDPNDPEYQNLERRVNFYLHLAIYSACSTCMWFIQSITEKVWIWSVWVAVIWAILILVHGIWVLTKEKQTQKSSLEKLD is encoded by the coding sequence ATGCCGAAGCTATCCAAGCCGCCAGATCCTAATGATCCTGAATACCAAAATCTCGAACGTAGAGTTAATTTTTATCTACACCTCGCTATCTATTCTGCTTGCAGTACCTGCATGTGGTTTATCCAATCTATCACTGAAAAAGTATGGATCTGGTCTGTATGGGTTGCTGTGATCTGGGCAATATTAATTCTCGTACATGGAATCTGGGTATTAACTAAAGAAAAGCAAACCCAAAAATCTAGCTTAGAAAAACTAGACTAA